Proteins encoded within one genomic window of Vanrija pseudolonga chromosome 3, complete sequence:
- the Cbp20 gene encoding Nuclear cap-binding protein subunit 2, whose translation MSHVVAPLDLPSSYKDSQSELDRETERRLLSSSTTLYVGNLSFYTTEAQIYELFSGCASPEEGGGIKRIIMGLDRHNKTPCGFAFVEYYLHSEAVASLRYISGTKLDERIIRCDLDPGYKEGRQFGRGKSGGQVRDEFRQEYDSGRGGWGHQRLEMERRQQEQDRLRQQVQFDTYAAIGGLGQAGADVPTGEAAERSKRARSEEYERRDGDEGKRFRSERDDE comes from the exons ATGTCCCACGTCGTAGCACCCCTAGACCTCCCATCAAGTTACAAGGACAGTCAATCAGAG ctcgaccgcgagACTGAGAGGCGCCTCCTGTCTTCCTCCACCACGCTCTATGTCGGCAACTTGAGCTTCTACACCACAGAAGCCCAGATCTACGAGC TGTTCTCGGGATGTGCATCTCCCGAAGAAGGTGGTGGCATCAAGAG GATCATCATGGGTCTCGATCGCCATAACAA AACCCCTTGTGGATTTGCCTTTGTGGAGTACTACCTCCACTCAGAGGCCGTTGCGTCACTGCGATACATCTCGGGCACCAAGTTGGACGAGAGGATCATCCGCTGTGACCTCGACCCTGGGTACAAGGAGGGACGTCAGTTTGGACGAGGCAAGAGTGGTGGACAGGTTCGCGACGAGTTCAGGCAAGAATACGACagcggacgcggcggctggggaCACCAGCGTCTCGAGATGGAGCGACGAcagcaggagcaggaccGCCTTCGCCAGCAGGTTCAGTTCGACACGTATGCTGCTatcggcggccttggccaggccggcgccgatgtGCCCACTGGAGAAGCCGCCGAGCGGAGCAAGCGTGCCCGCAGCGAGGAGTatgagcgccgagacggggACGAGGGCAAGAGGTTCCGTAGCGAACGTGACGATGAGTAG